The following proteins are encoded in a genomic region of Vibrio tasmaniensis:
- a CDS encoding outer membrane protein transport protein, producing MKMNKTLLSAAVAVGLLSTSTVTNAAGFQLAEYSATGLGRAYAGEAAMADGADAQWRNPAMLTYLEGTQVSVGGIYVDPNIDIEGTSTTPRGKTTSNSSDFAHSAFIPNFYVSHKYNEKFALGFAAGTNYGMATDLGKDFGGANHGNEASVTTMELNLNAAYQVLESVSIGGGVRYIIAEGSFGAVSTKNSLIPVKSGTSLKYMEGDDTAWGWQVGTAWDINEDNRLGFTYKSEVDLTLEGYAKGFGFNPTKPEAHKSGSMDLALPATAELASFHQLTDTVAVHASINWTNWSSFKELVADFPGEKSVEIKQENWEDNYRFAIGTTYQMTPKLALRSGIAYDTSAVSEEHRTATIPETDRTWLSIGAGYQWSEQLTLDAGFTYILAKDAKMHEKDPKADYFGGSFEGEVTGSIWLVGIQANYRF from the coding sequence ATGAAAATGAATAAAACTCTTCTATCTGCTGCAGTGGCAGTTGGATTACTTTCGACTTCTACCGTAACTAACGCGGCAGGTTTTCAACTAGCAGAATACTCAGCAACAGGCTTAGGCCGTGCTTACGCTGGTGAAGCAGCAATGGCCGACGGTGCAGACGCGCAATGGCGTAACCCTGCTATGCTGACTTACCTAGAAGGCACACAGGTTTCTGTGGGTGGAATCTACGTTGACCCAAATATTGATATTGAAGGGACTTCTACAACTCCTCGCGGAAAAACAACATCTAACTCTAGTGACTTCGCGCACAGTGCTTTTATTCCAAACTTTTATGTTTCTCATAAGTACAACGAAAAATTTGCGTTGGGCTTTGCTGCTGGTACTAACTACGGCATGGCTACGGACCTAGGTAAAGACTTCGGCGGTGCAAACCATGGTAACGAAGCAAGTGTGACGACTATGGAGCTGAACTTGAACGCTGCATATCAAGTGCTAGAGAGTGTTTCTATTGGTGGTGGCGTACGTTACATCATAGCTGAAGGTAGCTTTGGTGCAGTATCAACTAAAAACTCTCTTATTCCAGTGAAGTCTGGTACCTCTTTGAAATACATGGAAGGTGATGACACGGCATGGGGTTGGCAAGTTGGTACCGCTTGGGACATTAATGAAGACAACCGCCTTGGCTTTACCTACAAATCAGAAGTTGACCTGACTTTAGAAGGCTATGCAAAAGGCTTTGGTTTCAACCCAACAAAACCAGAAGCACACAAAAGTGGTTCAATGGACCTCGCTCTTCCGGCAACAGCTGAACTTGCTAGCTTCCACCAGCTGACAGACACTGTAGCGGTTCACGCAAGTATTAACTGGACGAACTGGAGCAGCTTTAAAGAACTTGTTGCTGATTTCCCTGGCGAGAAAAGCGTAGAGATCAAGCAAGAGAACTGGGAAGACAACTACCGTTTTGCAATCGGTACTACTTACCAAATGACCCCTAAACTAGCACTGCGTTCTGGTATTGCCTACGATACTTCAGCGGTAAGCGAAGAACACCGTACTGCGACGATCCCAGAAACAGACCGCACTTGGTTAAGTATTGGTGCGGGCTACCAATGGTCTGAGCAGCTAACTCTGGATGCTGGCTTCACTTACATTCTAGCGAAAGACGCGAAAATGCATGAAAAAGATCCAAAAGCAGATTACTTTGGTGGTAGCTTCGAAGGCGAAGTGACAGGCAGCATCTGGTTAGTCGGTATCCAAGCTAACTACCGCTTCTAG
- a CDS encoding outer membrane protein transport protein, which yields MTTNNTRLFKKSLLAVTITLASSQAMAAGFQLNAQSATGIGRAFAGDAVIADNASVMARNPAAMALFDKTELSLGFESITSMIEVNDVNYVGGKVPVNNTDDVGDTSIAPNIHLIVPVNEKFAWGINAYSNFGTKTEFDDNYPAAEYGGLTDVKSVNFGLAGSYRLDDQWSFGAGLDLIYGQGTMKRTAGAGFGPGDASKGIPPAGTPLLNVDKADGWAVGFNVGTVYELDENNRFGLSYRYSPEITAKDDKGQEITLPLPDIAEFSGFHKIEDTKFAVHYSVQWIGWGDFDQIEFQNLSQGAIKGAYNKEYKWQDGWHYAIGGTYYLNDTWTLRTGYMYDTSAQDELTSISVPDSDRQWFSAGFTYHIDTASNVDFGFTYLLGDDVKVSETSSGTPLTATTHADAILLGLQYSRSF from the coding sequence ATGACTACCAACAACACGCGTCTGTTTAAAAAGTCTCTTTTAGCAGTAACAATTACACTGGCGTCTTCGCAAGCGATGGCAGCAGGTTTCCAACTTAACGCACAATCAGCAACCGGTATTGGCCGTGCTTTTGCTGGTGATGCTGTAATCGCAGATAACGCGTCAGTAATGGCACGTAACCCTGCAGCAATGGCACTATTTGATAAAACTGAGCTATCTCTTGGTTTTGAAAGTATTACTTCAATGATTGAAGTCAACGACGTTAACTACGTTGGTGGCAAGGTTCCGGTAAATAATACTGATGATGTAGGTGACACATCAATCGCGCCTAACATCCACTTAATCGTTCCGGTAAATGAAAAATTTGCTTGGGGTATCAATGCCTACTCAAACTTCGGTACTAAAACAGAGTTTGACGACAACTACCCGGCGGCTGAATACGGTGGCTTAACGGATGTTAAGAGCGTCAACTTTGGTCTTGCAGGTTCTTACCGACTAGACGACCAATGGAGCTTCGGTGCAGGTTTAGACCTTATTTATGGTCAAGGCACGATGAAACGTACCGCTGGTGCGGGTTTTGGCCCTGGAGATGCATCTAAGGGAATTCCACCGGCAGGCACTCCTTTATTAAACGTCGACAAAGCTGATGGTTGGGCTGTTGGCTTTAACGTTGGTACCGTTTATGAGTTAGATGAAAACAACCGTTTTGGTCTATCTTACCGTTACAGCCCTGAAATCACCGCTAAAGATGACAAGGGCCAAGAAATCACGCTACCACTACCAGACATCGCTGAATTCTCTGGTTTCCACAAAATTGAAGATACTAAGTTCGCAGTTCACTACTCTGTACAGTGGATCGGCTGGGGTGACTTCGACCAGATCGAATTCCAAAACCTATCTCAAGGTGCGATCAAAGGCGCTTACAATAAAGAATACAAATGGCAAGATGGCTGGCACTACGCAATTGGTGGTACATACTACCTAAACGATACGTGGACACTACGTACCGGTTACATGTATGACACCAGTGCACAAGACGAACTGACATCTATTTCTGTTCCAGATTCTGACCGTCAGTGGTTCTCTGCTGGTTTCACTTACCACATTGACACCGCTTCAAACGTAGACTTCGGCTTTACATACTTGTTAGGTGACGATGTGAAGGTTTCAGAAACCTCTTCAGGCACACCACTAACAGCGACGACACATGCTGATGCAATCCTATTAGGTCTTCAGTACAGCCGCAGCTTCTAA
- a CDS encoding DUF3379 domain-containing protein: MDDLEFRRRVLSEPKQRTQDIIDAAANSEANSNFLDDVLSLDKQIHSALNVDVPDDLADRILFNQTSSEESKVVRPTFARRAMAMAASVAFVAGLLVGQVNWGNALVSPAQASLADTAMKHVVDEKSFVSALDEDVSSQQINAKMNPFAFQFDEAFPYHVYYLNHCGFGKSNAMHMVFQGEKGKVTLFLTGIPTDKSIDFDEKGMSGSVTPIDDSSLILVGEDGEDVSKIAEKLTKMIKPMS, from the coding sequence ATGGATGATTTGGAATTTCGTCGTCGTGTATTGTCGGAACCTAAGCAACGTACACAAGACATTATTGATGCAGCAGCGAATAGTGAAGCCAATAGTAATTTCTTAGACGATGTACTATCGCTTGATAAACAGATCCATTCAGCATTGAATGTGGATGTGCCAGACGATCTGGCAGATCGTATCCTGTTCAATCAGACCTCAAGCGAAGAGAGCAAAGTAGTAAGGCCTACGTTTGCTCGACGAGCGATGGCAATGGCTGCTTCTGTGGCATTTGTTGCAGGTTTATTGGTTGGTCAAGTTAACTGGGGCAACGCGTTGGTATCTCCAGCTCAAGCAAGCTTGGCGGATACTGCAATGAAACATGTTGTTGATGAAAAGAGCTTCGTTAGTGCACTTGATGAAGATGTATCATCTCAACAAATCAACGCAAAAATGAACCCGTTTGCTTTTCAGTTTGATGAAGCCTTCCCGTACCATGTCTATTACTTGAACCATTGTGGCTTTGGCAAATCCAACGCAATGCACATGGTTTTCCAAGGTGAAAAAGGCAAAGTCACGCTGTTTCTAACTGGGATTCCAACAGACAAATCTATCGACTTTGACGAAAAAGGCATGTCTGGTTCGGTAACTCCGATTGATGACAGCAGTTTGATCCTCGTAGGGGAAGATGGCGAGGATGTCTCTAAAATCGCCGAAAAGCTAACAAAAATGATCAAACCAATGAGCTAA
- a CDS encoding sigma-70 family RNA polymerase sigma factor, producing MFGKKTAKRPVNSDMDKQRKYEALVRAYHRDLFRYAYWLCKDKSIAEDLVQETCLRAWKSLDSLQDEKAAKSWLITILRRENARRFERKQFDLVDIDDHGNDASISDDPHHQHQWLQAQIMKLEIEYRDPLFLQVIGGFSGDEIADILDLNKNTVMTRLFRARNQLKEMLDTEEAERGQHNG from the coding sequence ATGTTTGGAAAGAAAACAGCCAAGCGTCCGGTCAACTCTGATATGGACAAACAAAGAAAATACGAAGCACTCGTGCGCGCCTATCATCGTGACCTCTTTCGCTATGCCTATTGGCTATGCAAAGACAAAAGCATTGCCGAAGATTTAGTTCAAGAAACTTGCCTTCGTGCATGGAAGTCACTCGATAGCCTACAAGATGAAAAAGCCGCAAAGTCATGGCTGATTACTATCTTGCGCCGCGAGAATGCTCGACGTTTTGAACGCAAACAATTTGATCTGGTTGATATCGACGATCATGGTAACGATGCTAGCATCAGTGATGACCCACATCATCAACACCAATGGTTGCAAGCGCAGATCATGAAACTTGAAATCGAATACCGTGACCCCCTCTTCTTACAAGTGATTGGTGGTTTTAGTGGTGATGAGATCGCCGATATTCTCGATCTTAACAAAAATACGGTGATGACACGTTTATTCAGAGCTCGAAATCAGTTGAAAGAGATGCTGGATACAGAAGAGGCAGAGAGGGGGCAACATAATGGATGA
- the fadI gene encoding acetyl-CoA C-acyltransferase FadI — MGKQEVKTRSGERVAVVAGLRTPFARQSTEFSQVPAVDLGKMVVSEMLARTDVDPALIEQVVFGQVVQMPEAPNIAREIVLGTGMDINTDAYSVTRACATSFQAAVNVTESIMAGTIDVGIAGGADSSSVLPIGVSKKLAANLLALSKTKTIGQKLKILKTFSVKDLMPVPPAVAEYSTGLSMGQTAEQMAKTHGITREAQDALAHRSHSLASQAWKEGKIKDEVMTAFPAPYKKYLAEDNNIRHDSTVEGYAKLRPAFDRQYGSVTAANATPLTDGGAAVMLMREGKAKELGLEVLGYIRGYAFSAIGVETDMLMGPTYATSQVLKNTGLELSDLTLIEMHEAFAAQVLANVKMFASDEFAQKNLGRDKAIGEIDMDKFNVLGSSIAYGHPFAATGARMMTQTLRELKRRGGGLALNTACAAGGLGAAMILEVE, encoded by the coding sequence ATGGGCAAACAGGAAGTCAAAACGCGTTCTGGAGAACGTGTTGCCGTTGTCGCTGGACTACGAACCCCATTCGCTCGTCAGAGTACAGAATTTAGCCAAGTGCCTGCGGTTGACCTAGGCAAAATGGTGGTGAGCGAAATGCTTGCAAGAACTGATGTCGATCCTGCGCTTATCGAACAAGTGGTGTTCGGCCAAGTAGTGCAAATGCCAGAAGCACCGAACATTGCACGTGAAATCGTATTGGGTACAGGTATGGACATTAATACTGATGCCTACAGTGTGACGCGAGCATGTGCGACTAGCTTCCAAGCTGCAGTTAACGTGACCGAGAGCATTATGGCAGGCACGATTGATGTTGGAATTGCGGGCGGTGCGGACTCTTCTTCTGTATTGCCAATCGGTGTTTCGAAAAAGTTAGCGGCGAACTTATTAGCACTGAGTAAAACGAAAACCATAGGTCAAAAACTGAAGATTCTTAAAACATTTTCAGTCAAAGATTTGATGCCAGTACCACCCGCAGTCGCAGAATACTCGACAGGTTTGTCTATGGGACAAACTGCTGAGCAGATGGCTAAGACACATGGTATTACTCGCGAAGCTCAAGATGCACTTGCTCACCGTTCTCACTCTTTGGCTTCTCAAGCATGGAAAGAAGGCAAGATTAAAGACGAAGTGATGACGGCATTCCCCGCGCCTTATAAAAAGTACCTAGCAGAAGACAACAACATTCGCCACGACTCGACGGTTGAAGGTTACGCTAAATTGCGCCCTGCATTCGACAGACAATACGGCAGTGTAACGGCAGCTAATGCCACGCCTCTTACCGATGGTGGTGCTGCAGTGATGTTGATGCGCGAAGGCAAAGCGAAAGAGCTAGGCTTAGAAGTGCTTGGTTATATCCGTGGCTACGCATTCTCAGCGATTGGTGTTGAAACGGATATGTTGATGGGTCCGACGTACGCGACCTCTCAAGTATTGAAGAACACAGGCCTAGAATTATCAGACCTAACATTGATTGAGATGCACGAAGCGTTTGCAGCTCAAGTTCTAGCTAACGTCAAAATGTTCGCAAGCGATGAGTTTGCTCAGAAGAATCTTGGCCGTGACAAAGCGATCGGTGAGATTGATATGGATAAGTTTAACGTGCTGGGTAGCTCAATTGCCTACGGACACCCGTTTGCAGCAACTGGCGCGCGCATGATGACTCAGACACTGCGTGAACTTAAACGTCGTGGTGGTGGCCTAGCATTGAATACGGCTTGTGCGGCTGGTGGCTTAGGTGCAGCAATGATCTTGGAGGTGGAATAA
- the fadJ gene encoding fatty acid oxidation complex subunit alpha FadJ, which produces MSTTLDVKKEKKAVKKTDSKPVTVSKSDKTVSNDEAVKPATAFSLTIDEQDIAWLAIDVPNEKMNTLQAAFAEEMKAIFVQLKEKQSRVKGLIVHSLKPDNFIAGADVRMLDACKTADEAQSLARQGQEMFQTLSDLPYPVVAAIHGPCLGGGLELALACDYRVCTDSDKTRLGLPEVQLGLLPGSGGTQRLPRLIGLLPSLDLILTGKQLRAKKAKSLGVVDACVPETILLEVAKSFVEKNSGSKKGKRLASKVQASTKEKLISRNNLGRKMIFEQASKKTNQKTRGNYPAADAILDVIRYGLENGFDKGLQYEAKRFSELVMTAESKALRSIFFATTEMKKEHGADAEPKAVKRVGVLGGGLMGAGISHVSVAKAKVPVRIKDVSNEGVLNALNYNFKLFDKQRKRRILSRAGLESKMLQLSGGIDFTSFNHTDVVIEAVFEDLDLKQSMVADIEANAKPETIFATNTSSLPIHKIAEKAQRPENVVGLHYFSPAEKMPLVEVIPHETTSEETISTVVALAKKQGKTPIVVKDTAGFYVNRILAPYMNEAAHLLLANEPIEKLDSTLLDFGFPVGPITLLDEVGVDIGAKIIPILVNELGERFQGPDVFDILLNDNRKGRKSGKGFYTYKGKKKEVDKSVYKLLKLQPDPKLSDKDIAMRCVLPMLNEAVRCLDDGIIRSPRDGDIGAIFGIGFPPFLGGPFRYMDQIGIKSLVEMMNDFAKKYGDRFAPCDGLLTRAGLDESFYK; this is translated from the coding sequence ATGTCTACGACTCTTGATGTGAAAAAAGAAAAGAAAGCAGTCAAAAAAACGGATTCAAAGCCAGTGACTGTATCTAAAAGTGACAAGACGGTTTCAAACGATGAAGCCGTAAAACCGGCGACCGCGTTTTCTTTAACTATCGATGAGCAAGATATTGCATGGCTTGCGATCGATGTGCCAAACGAGAAAATGAACACGCTCCAAGCGGCGTTTGCTGAAGAAATGAAAGCCATCTTCGTGCAACTAAAAGAAAAGCAAAGCCGAGTTAAAGGCTTGATCGTACATTCATTGAAGCCAGATAACTTTATCGCTGGTGCTGATGTTCGAATGCTTGATGCGTGCAAAACCGCTGATGAAGCACAGTCTCTCGCTCGCCAAGGGCAAGAGATGTTCCAAACATTATCTGATTTGCCTTACCCAGTGGTTGCTGCGATACATGGTCCATGTTTAGGTGGTGGTTTAGAGCTCGCACTTGCATGTGATTATCGTGTATGTACTGATTCCGACAAGACCCGTCTTGGCTTACCAGAAGTGCAGTTAGGCTTATTACCTGGCTCTGGTGGTACACAACGCCTGCCTCGCCTTATCGGTTTACTGCCTTCTCTTGACCTTATTCTTACGGGCAAGCAACTGCGCGCTAAAAAAGCGAAATCGCTCGGCGTTGTGGATGCTTGCGTGCCAGAAACTATCTTGCTTGAAGTTGCTAAGAGCTTTGTCGAAAAGAACTCAGGCAGTAAAAAAGGTAAGCGTCTTGCGTCTAAAGTTCAGGCTTCGACTAAGGAAAAGCTAATCTCACGAAATAACCTTGGTCGAAAAATGATTTTCGAACAGGCTTCAAAGAAAACGAATCAGAAAACGCGCGGTAATTACCCTGCAGCTGATGCGATTCTTGATGTGATCCGGTATGGCCTTGAGAACGGCTTTGATAAAGGCCTTCAGTATGAAGCGAAGCGTTTCTCTGAACTGGTAATGACGGCAGAATCTAAAGCCCTTCGTTCGATTTTCTTTGCCACCACTGAAATGAAAAAAGAGCACGGTGCAGACGCGGAACCAAAAGCGGTTAAGCGTGTAGGTGTTCTAGGCGGCGGTCTAATGGGCGCTGGTATCAGTCATGTCAGCGTTGCAAAAGCGAAAGTACCGGTTCGTATTAAAGACGTATCAAATGAAGGTGTGCTCAACGCACTTAACTACAACTTCAAGTTGTTCGATAAGCAGCGTAAACGTCGTATTCTGAGTCGAGCGGGTCTTGAAAGTAAGATGTTACAACTGTCTGGTGGTATCGACTTTACGAGTTTTAACCACACCGATGTGGTGATTGAAGCGGTATTTGAAGATCTCGACCTTAAGCAATCAATGGTTGCAGACATTGAAGCCAATGCTAAGCCAGAGACTATCTTCGCGACGAATACTTCTTCACTGCCGATCCATAAGATTGCAGAGAAGGCGCAGCGTCCAGAAAACGTAGTCGGTCTTCACTACTTCAGTCCTGCAGAAAAAATGCCGTTAGTTGAGGTGATCCCTCATGAAACAACGTCAGAAGAGACGATTTCGACGGTGGTTGCATTAGCGAAGAAGCAAGGTAAAACGCCGATTGTTGTTAAAGACACGGCAGGTTTCTACGTGAATCGTATCCTTGCTCCGTACATGAATGAAGCTGCGCATCTGTTATTGGCAAATGAGCCGATTGAAAAGCTCGACAGCACATTGTTGGATTTCGGTTTCCCGGTTGGCCCAATTACTTTGTTAGACGAGGTGGGTGTTGATATCGGTGCGAAGATCATCCCGATCCTGGTTAATGAATTAGGCGAACGTTTCCAAGGCCCTGATGTATTCGACATTCTTTTGAATGACAACCGTAAAGGTCGTAAGAGTGGTAAAGGTTTCTACACTTACAAAGGGAAGAAAAAGGAAGTCGATAAGTCAGTTTACAAGCTGCTTAAACTGCAACCTGACCCTAAGTTGAGTGATAAAGACATCGCAATGCGCTGTGTGCTACCTATGCTCAACGAAGCCGTTCGTTGTCTTGATGACGGTATTATCCGTAGCCCACGAGATGGCGATATTGGTGCGATTTTCGGTATCGGTTTCCCTCCATTCCTAGGTGGTCCGTTCCGTTATATGGATCAAATCGGTATTAAGTCACTGGTAGAGATGATGAACGACTTCGCTAAGAAGTACGGTGATCGTTTCGCGCCATGTGATGGCCTACTGACACGAGCTGGCTTGGATGAGTCTTTTTATAAGTAA
- a CDS encoding insulinase family protein encodes MHLSPNDEHQYRYVTLDNGLRVLLVHDQNAQKAAAALAVNVGHFDDPADREGLAHYLEHMLFLGTEKYPKVGEFQSFISQHGGSNNAWTGTEHTCFFFDVELNAFENALDRFSQFFTAPLFNEEALDKERQAVDSEYKMKLNDDSRRLYQVTKELVNHNHPFSKFSVGNIDTLGDRNGETIRQEILAFHQQQYSADLMTLTLSGNQSLDEMQSWVENRFNSITNHNLQGKKVEVPIIGELSTGVQVRVEPIKEVRKLILTFPMPSMDEHYGIKPLSFFAHLLGYEGEGSLMMQLKEKGWITSLSAGGGASGSNYRDFTVSCSLTIEGLTKTDNIIQAVFQYIKLIEQQGIEEWRYLEKRAVLESAFRFQEPSRPLDVVSHLVINMQHYQEQDMVYGDYKMSHFDEELQRSLLRYLSVDNMRSTIVAQGFEYDREAKWYFTPYSVTPFGAEQIQCFTCINPSWQFELPNKNPFICYDLDPAELEGDAKYPQLLEELDGFKLWHLQDHQFRVPKGVVYIAIDSPHSVATPRNIVKTRLCVEMFLDSLEKDTYQAEIAGMGYNMYTHQGGVTLTLSGFSEKQPQLLNMILEHFQARNFSPARFETIKHQLLRNWNNASQDRPISQLFNAMTGILQPNNPPYSVLIEALETIEVDELSCFVQAILAELHVEMFVYGDWKKADAYKMAETLKDALRVQDQAYEESLRPLIMLGDNGSFQREVVCNQDDSAIVVYYQCSDISPTNIALYSLANHLMSATFFHEIRTKQQLGYMVGTGNMPLNRHPGIVLYVQSPNAAPADLLASIDEFLNAFYMVLLELNDYQWHSSKRGLWNQISTPDTTLRGRAQRLWVAIGNKDWEFNQRDRVLEELKGLTRSDMMRFVVSQLKPRTANRLIMHAHGNAHNEEDKLSVGVEIGSIDEFQLRPKDCELG; translated from the coding sequence GTGCATTTAAGCCCTAATGATGAACATCAATACCGTTACGTAACATTGGATAACGGGTTGAGAGTACTGTTAGTTCACGATCAGAACGCTCAAAAAGCTGCAGCCGCACTCGCCGTTAATGTCGGGCATTTTGATGACCCTGCAGATCGAGAGGGATTAGCTCACTACTTAGAGCATATGCTATTTTTGGGAACTGAAAAGTATCCAAAGGTCGGAGAGTTCCAAAGTTTTATCAGCCAGCATGGCGGTAGCAACAACGCTTGGACAGGAACCGAACACACCTGCTTCTTTTTTGATGTTGAATTGAATGCCTTTGAAAATGCACTCGATCGCTTCAGCCAGTTTTTTACCGCCCCCCTGTTCAACGAAGAAGCATTAGACAAAGAACGCCAAGCCGTTGATTCTGAGTATAAAATGAAACTCAACGACGACTCGCGACGCTTATACCAAGTGACCAAAGAGTTGGTAAATCACAATCACCCATTCTCGAAATTTTCTGTCGGCAATATCGATACGTTGGGTGACCGAAACGGCGAGACGATTCGACAAGAGATTTTAGCTTTCCACCAGCAACAGTACTCAGCAGATTTAATGACACTGACATTGTCTGGCAACCAATCATTAGATGAGATGCAAAGTTGGGTGGAGAATCGTTTTAACTCAATCACCAATCACAACCTACAAGGTAAAAAGGTTGAAGTGCCTATTATTGGCGAGTTAAGCACGGGCGTTCAAGTTCGCGTTGAGCCGATAAAAGAAGTGCGCAAACTTATCTTAACCTTCCCGATGCCAAGCATGGACGAACACTATGGTATTAAGCCATTGTCATTCTTTGCACACCTTTTAGGTTATGAAGGGGAAGGTAGCTTGATGATGCAGTTAAAAGAGAAAGGTTGGATAACCTCACTCTCGGCTGGTGGCGGAGCAAGCGGCAGTAACTACCGTGATTTCACAGTCAGTTGCTCATTAACCATCGAAGGTTTAACCAAAACCGATAACATCATTCAAGCAGTGTTCCAGTACATTAAGTTGATTGAACAACAAGGTATTGAAGAGTGGCGTTACCTCGAAAAGCGAGCTGTTTTGGAATCAGCCTTCCGCTTTCAAGAGCCTTCAAGACCACTTGATGTCGTCAGCCATCTAGTGATCAACATGCAGCATTACCAAGAGCAAGATATGGTGTATGGCGATTACAAAATGTCGCATTTCGACGAAGAGTTACAACGCTCTTTGCTTCGCTACTTATCCGTCGACAACATGCGGAGCACCATCGTAGCTCAAGGCTTCGAGTATGACAGAGAAGCGAAGTGGTACTTTACACCCTACTCTGTTACGCCTTTTGGCGCTGAGCAAATTCAATGCTTTACGTGCATCAACCCCAGTTGGCAGTTCGAGCTTCCAAATAAAAACCCGTTTATTTGCTACGATTTAGACCCGGCTGAACTCGAAGGTGACGCTAAGTACCCGCAACTGTTAGAAGAGTTAGACGGTTTTAAACTGTGGCATCTACAAGATCATCAATTTCGAGTACCTAAAGGTGTGGTGTATATCGCTATAGATAGCCCACACTCAGTGGCCACCCCGAGAAACATCGTTAAAACACGCTTGTGTGTAGAGATGTTCTTAGACTCACTTGAAAAAGATACGTATCAAGCTGAGATAGCTGGTATGGGGTACAACATGTATACCCATCAAGGTGGTGTCACACTGACTCTTTCTGGGTTCAGTGAAAAGCAACCACAGTTGCTCAATATGATCCTTGAGCATTTTCAAGCTCGTAACTTTAGTCCAGCACGCTTCGAAACGATTAAGCATCAATTGCTCAGAAACTGGAATAACGCGTCGCAAGACCGTCCTATTTCTCAGTTGTTCAATGCGATGACGGGAATCTTACAGCCAAATAACCCACCCTATTCCGTTTTAATTGAAGCGCTGGAAACAATCGAAGTCGATGAGCTTTCTTGTTTTGTTCAAGCTATTTTGGCTGAACTGCATGTCGAAATGTTTGTGTATGGTGACTGGAAAAAAGCTGACGCGTATAAGATGGCTGAAACGCTAAAAGATGCATTGCGTGTTCAAGATCAAGCGTACGAAGAGTCACTGCGCCCTTTAATTATGTTGGGTGATAATGGTAGTTTCCAACGCGAAGTAGTGTGTAATCAAGATGATTCAGCCATTGTGGTTTACTACCAATGCTCAGATATATCACCTACAAATATTGCACTGTATTCATTGGCAAACCACTTGATGTCAGCCACTTTCTTCCATGAGATACGTACTAAACAGCAGCTAGGTTATATGGTCGGCACTGGTAATATGCCGTTGAACCGACACCCAGGAATTGTGTTGTATGTGCAATCGCCTAATGCTGCCCCGGCAGACTTGTTAGCCTCAATAGATGAGTTCCTCAATGCCTTTTACATGGTGCTGTTAGAGCTTAACGACTATCAATGGCACAGCAGTAAACGCGGCCTCTGGAATCAAATTTCAACGCCAGACACCACCTTGCGAGGACGTGCTCAACGCTTATGGGTTGCCATAGGCAATAAGGATTGGGAATTCAATCAGAGGGATCGCGTGTTAGAAGAGCTCAAAGGTCTGACTCGCTCTGATATGATGCGTTTTGTGGTTAGCCAACTTAAACCTCGTACAGCGAATCGTCTGATTATGCATGCGCACGGCAATGCTCATAATGAGGAAGATAAGTTGTCGGTAGGTGTTGAGATTGGCTCAATTGATGAGTTTCAGTTACGCCCGAAAGACTGTGAGCTTGGCTAG
- the sixA gene encoding phosphohistidine phosphatase SixA codes for MKIFIMRHGEAEHFANSDAERALTKRGKMASLAVAQAANEQGFSQFDKVLVSPYLRAQETWLEISQAFSGKKVETCDDITPYGMSDDVFDLTIAMAEVEKLETILFVSHLPLVGYLTAEFATGMAPPMFPTSGLACIEFDLEKQKGELLWNINP; via the coding sequence ATGAAAATATTCATAATGCGCCACGGTGAAGCAGAACATTTTGCTAACTCGGATGCAGAACGAGCGTTAACGAAGCGCGGTAAAATGGCGTCTCTTGCGGTAGCTCAAGCTGCAAATGAGCAAGGATTTAGCCAGTTCGATAAAGTGCTTGTGAGCCCATATCTAAGGGCACAAGAAACGTGGTTAGAAATCTCTCAGGCATTTTCTGGAAAGAAAGTAGAAACCTGTGATGATATTACGCCTTATGGTATGTCTGACGATGTGTTTGATTTGACCATAGCAATGGCTGAAGTAGAAAAGCTAGAGACCATTTTATTTGTTTCTCATTTACCTCTAGTGGGCTATTTAACGGCTGAATTTGCGACGGGTATGGCGCCTCCTATGTTCCCAACCTCAGGGCTTGCGTGTATTGAATTCGACCTTGAAAAACAAAAAGGCGAGTTGCTTTGGAACATTAATCCATAG